A DNA window from Brassica napus cultivar Da-Ae chromosome C1, Da-Ae, whole genome shotgun sequence contains the following coding sequences:
- the LOC106346522 gene encoding putative glucose-6-phosphate 1-epimerase, which translates to MGNKANLIFLWAMLVAVVAMANEHRPFERTKGINGLEKIIVRDRRGRSFEVYLYGGQVTSWKNEKGEDLLFMSTKAIFKPPTPIRGGIPVLFPQYANTGPLPSHGFVRQRFWEIDANPPHLPSHPSSGAHVDLILKSSEADLKIWPNKFVYRLRVALGHGGDLTLTSRVKNSDVKPFNFTVGLHPYFSVSDISQIQVEGLQNLDYLDQQKNRTRFTDHGKVITFNSQLDRLYLRTPKKIRIVDHNKKKTIVVHKEGYADAVVWNPWEKKVSDLGVEDYKRFVAVEPVAVEKPIILKPRQEWKGVLQVSVVPSGCSRKPCIPHT; encoded by the exons ATGGGGAATAAGGCAAATCTGATCTTCTTATGGGCTATGCTCGTTGCAGTAGTCGCCATGGCCAACGAGCATCGTCCCTTTGAGCGGACTAAGGGCATCAATGGTCTCGAGAAGATCATCGTCCGCGACCGTCGCGGTCGATCTTTCGAG GTTTATTTGTATGGAGGTCAAGTGACTTCTTGGAAGAATGAGAAAGGAGAGGATTTACTTTTTATGAGTACCAAG GCTATATTCAAGCCTCCAACACCTATTCGTGGAGGGATTCCAGTATTGTTTCCGCAA TACGCTAACACTGGTCCACTTCCCTCACATGGGTTTGTCAGACAAAGGTTCTGGGAAATTGATGCTAATCCACCTCATTTACCATCACATCCTTCTTCTGGTGCTCACGTTGACCTCATCCTAAAATCATCCGAAGCTGATTTGAAGATCTGGCCTAATAA ATTTGTATATCGCCTGAGAGTAGCATTGGGGCATGGTGGAGACTTGACTTTGACGTCTCGTGTTAAAAACTCTGATGTAAAGCCGTTTAACTTCACTGTTGGTCTTCACCCCTATTTCTCTGTTTCCGATATCAG TCAAATCCAGGTGGAAGGATTGCAAAATTTGGATTATCTTGACCAACAAAAGAACAGAACACGTTTCACTGACCATGGCAAAGTTATAACTTTTAATTCTCAG CTTGACAGGCTTTACCTGAGGACTCCAAAAAAGATCAGAATCGTGGACCACAATAAAAAGAAGACAATCGTGGTACACAAGGAAGGATATGCTGATGCAG TGGTGTGGAATCCATGGGAGAAGAAAGTGTCCGATTTGGGAGTTGAAGATTACAAACGTTTTGTTGCTGTGGAACCCGTTGCGGTCGAGAAACCGATCATATTGAAACCTAGACAAGAGTGGAAAGGAGTACTCCAAGTCTCTGTGGTTCCTTCTGGTTGCTCCAGAAAGCCATGCATTCCACAtacttaa